A segment of the Carya illinoinensis cultivar Pawnee chromosome 1, C.illinoinensisPawnee_v1, whole genome shotgun sequence genome:
AAGGGTCAACAGCTGCAAGAAGGGCAGTTGGATCATGAAGGTAAACTCCTGCATAAAGATGAAAACCAGCTTCAGGAAATCGAATAATTACCTACCAACTCTTCACGCTTCATCtgctcataaaaaaataaaaaaaaataaaaaaaagcaaacaaacCATTTGTGTTGTATGCATCGTAATGATAAGAGAAGTACACGTCTAAGATTTTGCACAAGTACTGAGCAAATTTTCCCTCCGACTTGGCCAACTTCTCTCTATCAGCATCTATAATATGTCAAAATTATGAAAGTAAGATCGCAGTGAAAGAAGAAACTGAATAGAATCATGCAAGATTTacaatttttagttttaatttcataattttgattGGCTTTTCTATTTCTAATTGGGTGCATCTCTTGTAAACGTCTTGTGTAGTTGGACTACgccctttgccttttcttttctttccttttttaaataaaatctttgaatttttttttttcatatttcttaatCTTTGTATACAATCTAAGGCAGCACCATGTTGTGGGAATTAGGTTTCTGAAAGTTCAATGATTTGAGATAATTTACTTGATAGGGGTATTGAAAAATTCTCTACCTTCAAGAATATTAACCATCTTACAATAAACAAGAAATCGTGGTGTTTTGACAAAAGAAATCCTGGATGATAATTTTGAAGATCACAGAAGTAGGTTTCAAAAATATAATGGAACCTGACTTGATGGAgtaaaatttatcttaacaataaaagaccattttttttctaatgggTAATATTGTCGCGATTGGTGGATCCAGTCTCATTGAAGACACGGATCTAAATTTACTAATAGCACAACAGAATCCATATCATTGGGCAGAACTATTGGGACATGTCTTAGAAGGTACTAACATGATGCTATTAAACAAAAtggttaataaattttaattcataaaaaaaatattaagaatgaGTACCACAAATTTGCCTAGGAGTACCTGTCAGTACAACTTGATGAGTAACATTTATACCCACGGCCAAAACATCTGCTCCACTTGTGAATACAATATCTGCAGCATCGGGATCACCATAAATCTGGTCATCCAATCCAAGTTGGGAGGCAGGAGGGTGTAGGAAGGAAATGACCAGTCAAGGAGATCAGTAAAAGATCTgttctaaaaaaaagtataaagatTGCTCCATAAACTTTACCACCAAAACTTCTTCTGAGATAAAAAGTTCAAGAAGAGAGTACTTCCCAGAACAATATTTCTAAGCTTTTGACAAGGATTTACACTCTCCTCCCATCCCTCCATTTCGCCATGCTTGCAAGTTGGATAAATCACTGAGCTACGTATATTAAAAGTTTATGTTGGAAATGGAGTCAGAAAACGTGTAACTTACATTGGCCTCTGCTGCTGGATTCACATTCCCATTGACTGCAAAAGCACCGCCAAGAATAACAATCTGTCCAATGTTCTTTGAAAATGCAGGATCTTGTTGGATAGCCTATACCAAtgcataacataatttaaaatgtAATGGATAATATTCAACATTAAACACCACACTGCTGATCAGGATATTTCACCAGTGCAACATTTGTAAGAGGGCCCAGTGCCACCACTGTGACCTTTCCAGGATAAAGATTTGCTTGATCAATAAGAAAAGAAGCTGCTGACTGTTCAGTTGGCTTTCCTTTTGGTGGAGGGAAATTTTGGTTCCCAAGTCCATCAGTACCATGAACAAAATCAGCAATACGCAGTTTCGTTCCGTTCTGTaataaaatgaacaaagatgCCATGGATTGGTGAACCACAAGCTTCGAATCATACAGCACTGCCTACTTGTACGAGTGGTTCGTGAATAAAAATTGTGGCAGCATGCATGAGATTAAGTTAAGATTATGTGAGAGAAGATACATAAGCTACAACAGAAGTTCTGCTGGAACAAGTTTAGATGGTATCATGTAAACTTAAGTTCGTTTCTTCAGTGAGTTAAGTAGCTCAAAATGAGGTTTCCAATGGAAACTGATCTTTATTGCAACAAGTGAAGCTGAAACAAATCCTTccaaaaaaaagacaaaaagaacAGAAGCTtccttttagttttcttttattttttcctctgtAAAGTTGACAAAGGAGAATCTCAGGTTATCCTTCCATTCTTAGTTTAGTCGTCTAGAACGCTATCTCAACACTAACTATAAGTCAGAAAGCATTATGAGCAGGACGAATAGATGCTTTCATTCATCATGAGGCCAACAAGTGATATTTTTGTATTCAATACACAATCCCAAAAGAATACCCTGTTTATTTTTCTCACGCAAGAACAAAATTGCAGGTCTTCCATAGGATCGTGTCTCTGTCTGTACTTACAGTAATTGTGACGTGAGATCCCTCAGCAACAGGGATATCAGTTCTTCCGGCAATTTCAAGCTGCATCATAAACATAAGGGAAGAGCTAACACAGCTAACCTCAAGCGAAGGGAAAAAAGGCTAATGCTAatagtattataaaataaattcaattcagCGGATGAAATGGTACCGAGAATAACAGATACAGATTCAAAATGCCATAAATGAAATGAACGTCATCAACTATACCAAATGCAAAGCATTTCTCGTGGCCAGGGTTGTATAAACATTCCCATATATAGTTGTAAGTCCAATCACCTCCACCTCGGGTGACTGTAATGCCAGAAAAATAGCCATGGCATCATCTGCAAGCATCACCAACTCAAATGATGACAGAAATcagaagggagaaaaaaaaggaacataAACATAAATTTTGAAACATATCCATAGAAGCAATTGCAAATATAGGTTTAGTTATTTTGTTTCCTAAGGTGCCATATCCTTTGAACTCCAATCTTTATTGGAATACTATATAAGTTTGCTCTGTTACGATTACAATAAATCAGAACCCTCTAGTGGATAACCAAAAAGGCAAAGCTAGTgcgaaaataataataataaatttaaatggaaTCCACTAAGCCAAGTGCAGAAATGATTGAAGTTATTCGGTTCACTGGGGTCCGATACGATGAGAATTCTGATATTTAATAAGAATTCTAATTCATTTTCCAGTTGCCGGGTTTTATCAGCAACCAAACAGGGCATGCACGGCGTCTTCGATATTAACTCGTCAAATTACATGGGATGATTGGTGACCTACGGTCATGAAGTGTAGAAATCCTGGACACCCAGATGATCTTTCAACTGTCCAGAACCTGTTCGTAGAAAACGGGATTCGTTAGGAAAAGAAAGGGCGACTTACCAATGCCAGGGTCGGTGTCGATTATGATCTTCTTTGGTTGCACTGCCATGGCGACTGATACGAAACAGGTTATCCTAGAGAGGATTGACTGATTGATTATTCGCGGTAACGATGATTGTctattatagattgatttatATGAGGCTGGTGGAGGGACCGTGGGAGTGACCGACGGTTTCAGAAACTGGATTAAAAGAGTTAACAATTATGGAGAAGAAGGGGGGCGGGGGGAAGGAAGCTACTGAGCCGAGCCACACTTCAGACTGGGGGTTTCATTGATGAGTGTTGACGAATTTTGAGGGTGCTTCGGGACCTCTGGCTCATCGCTCGCAGCTCTGCCTGCTAGATGTACATAGACAAGGTTTATAGGGCGGGTGACAAGATGAACGGTTTCACGACGTGGTGTGAGCATCAAGGATATTTGGGATCGAGGACAATTTCGTCCATCCGGAGGATATTAAAAGacgataattttataaattgataaaaGGATATATATCTTTGGAATTATTCGATTAATTTGCAACATTAAACTTTTCAAACCTTCCTCAATTAGCTTCTATTGATGTTGAGGATAAGTCCCATTTGGAACTCGAAtcgtttaattttaagttaaatttaatatctaaatatttaattctcgaattattaaattaagctcaattcaaatttttttataattttttttaattcaatacatctttaaatatggaattcatcaattttttataaatatatctaaattaattttaatatttaaacacatctaaactcatcttaaattAGTTTCATAAAACTCACTCtatcatttcaactcattattgttcataaaaaattcaacttaatatctaaacatgtttaaatgtttttttttttttttttttttttctgttaatcCAATGTCGTGATGCTCTGCTTGAGAATGACTTTGAACGCAAATAGTAATTTCATCAAACCATTCAACAGATGGAATGTGTGAAGTGTCTACTGCTAACTAATTTCATTCTCATAATGTCTACACTGAAGATGGCTACAATTATCAAGCGATCCGTAAATGTTTCTGACATTCCATCTTTAGATAAAGGAAGTGACGATTCTAAGGACTCGAATGTTTCTACTAAAATGGAGGATATGAGTACAAAAAAGTCAACGGTGGGATGCATGTGTGACAATTTTGGACAAAATGTGCCAAATTTCACTCGTGATTCTCCTGCATATTGTAATCATCAAATAAGCGTTGAGGGACAAGATCCACATCATCTTATATCCACCGTTTTCTTTAAGCGAATAAACACTCTCCATGTACTTTTCAGTTTTCGTATTTTTTCAAGACTCAAcctaaaaaaaataaggaataaatacacaaattttgttcaaaattacTATCCAATTTATAATCACCCTCTTTAACTACTAAAAGGTTTATATCTACCCTTTTTGTCATAATTTTGAtacagaaaaataatatttataatcataaaatatgtaaatatctcgcaatctttttaaaaaaaaaagtgaataagtacaaaacctatatgaaaaaaaataattttttaataataaatttcactctttttcaaaataattatacaatacttACAATTTtcacgattatatataatattactcttctGATATAATATccttttagaaagaaaaaatctactttACCACCCAAGACTTATCGCACTAATTAATCGCTTGGtaacttttttttacttaataattaaggaaacgattttaaatgtattgatataattcttattttaaaaaatattttgaatatattacaaaatatgaaaagaattttaaaaaatatttaaagtatcTAGCATTAACAATGAGTAGAgctacttttaaaaatatataaaaacttaaaaatgaaatattagaaAGACTAGAAGCATTAGCATGACCAAGGGAGGAAAGTCCATATTGGGCTGAGTGTGGGCCAAGAGCTCGTGCTAAATGTGGTACagtaaaataatagaattttattacttacagtattaatattaattattttatatttaaaatttaaaataatattatttttaataaaatttattttttaatcaatcttttaaattaataatatattttcagaATAAGAACATATCATTATCCTTTCTCTTTCAGCTCAAGGCAACTAGGCATTGCAGCGAATGTGGTACAAAAAGGAGGGTAAATCAGGCAAGCCAAAACTTTTGccttcccttcccttcccttccctGCCCTTCCCCTCCTCCGttcattttcaaataacttGGCCATAGCAGTAGCAGCACACAGTGAAGATCGCGGGTCCCTCTCACCCGCGGTCTCTTTGCACAATGAACCGGACATTCTCGTCGAAGATCCCAAAGAAACCTTCTCTATCAGTAGCACCTGCGAAGAACGAAGACTGCAaccagaggaagaagaagcagaGTACTTCTCATAACCCGTTTCAGGACCTCGATGCCATTTCTAGTTGCAGCCATAGCAATTGCAGTGAGGCTTTTTCTGCGTCTATTGAAGTTCCTAGAGGTTGCCTCGggttttttctctctcactactcttcctcttcctctactTCTTCTTCTAATTCGAAGTCGAAAATTCCTATTGAAAGACCCAAAACTCTCGCCAAAACCCCCAAATCAGCCCCAAATGGAAGGGTCTCAAAGCTATCCAGATCTAAGACCTCAAAGGAGAACAAACTGTCAAACCCAACTGTTGAAGAAAACCCAGATAGACTCGTATCAAAGAAAACGCCGAGATTCAAGAAAAACCCACCTTGCCTGTACCAGTGGCAATCTGTGAAAAAAACCCATTCTAGAACTGCGCAAAAGTCGCAACATTTTTCAGCCTTGAACAACGGTGGCGACTCTGCGAATAACTTGCCGTTTGGATCTGAAGGAGAAGGCCTGGTGAGGATGGTTGATGATGTACGTGAGGCCACCGAGCTCAAACCACGGGATGCTGATGCAACTTGTACTCCTTTAACTAAGACATATGGGTCAGCTTTGGATTGCGAAGTTGGAAAGTTTGTGGAGGAGAGCTCAAACAAGAGTAATGGTAAGACACCTCCTGTTCAGGCCTCTCTGTCGCCTGAGATACAATGTGGGTCAGTTGTCTCGACCGCGATCATACCTGCTTGTTATGGTGCTGGCCACATTATTTCTGGGGTTGCTGACAAGAGGAAGTGTAGGCCTAGAGGGATTCTAACTGTAGGAGAACATGATTTTAGCTTTGGCGGAGTTAAGCCTTTTGATAGTTTTGatggtgatgaagaagaaaatgttaTAGGGATTGGTGATGATTCAACTGTGATCCATGAACCGACCGAGGCTTCGATGCACTGGCTTCTATCTCCATGTAATGAGGAGGATGAGGGTCCGAAGGAGAATTCAGAAGATGATGGGTCATGTAGACGTCGGGGGTTAGGAGGGCATGATATAATCCAGTCTCCTTCCTCACCGTCAACTGGTCAAGGGTTTTCTTCAGATGAAGGTAATAAGGGTAATACAGAAAGTAGTACTAATAATAACAGGAGAAGGGACACCTATTTAATATCTCCAAATGTACTTCCTGAATTTGAAGGGTTATCCCCCATGTCTTCTCCCCACGCGACACCTCGTTGGGAAGCCATCACTGCAAAAGAAGGTAGAGAAAACTGTTTCGATCTTGAAGGTAAAAATTCTCCATTCTCCATGGACTCTTTGGGTAGTGGAAATGTTATGCGAACCCCACAATCAGAATCGAGCTCAGACAGACTTGTTGGCCTGTCATGGTTAAATGAAGACAGTTACAAGAAAGATCACTTTGAATCTGAACTCAATTTGGTGGCTGAAGTTCTTCAGATGACAAGCTTGTCTCCCAAGAGCCATATATCAATCGGGGGTCCTTTTGACTCGAGTTTCCAATTTGATTGTCTAACTACTTCTTCCAGGTCCATTGATCTTACCCAATTTCAGAAAATTTTGGATGACCAGGCTTCCTGGCTTTCTAATTCTACTTTGGATAACGTATCACAATCCCAGATGAGAATATCATGGAGGGATGGATTAGTTAGCCGGATATATGAGATGGATGATTTCGATTGTTGCAGATGCTTGTCAGATGAAGAGAAAGATGCCCATGGCTGCAGCGACAACCAGTTAAAATCCTGTCGGAGTCCCGATGCCAATGTTGATGTAGCAAGTGATCAGACATTAACTAACAACTCTAGGTCTACTGAGTATTTAGATAATGAACCGAGAACTGAGGGGAACAGTAAAGAACAGTTTCCTTCTCAGATATCCTGTCCCTGTGCAGAATCCATAAGCACTGATGGAGGTGGCCTTGTTGCTTCGAGGGATTCAGATTGGACTCTCTGCTACAAGAACCATTTGTTTGAAGAATAATCTACTACCTTCTCTCAAATAGTTCTAATTCTAGTAGAGTACAGCTAACTAACCTGAGTACAAAGAtggattttcttttattctattGTTTCAATGTTTTGAGTGTTGCGTTTACTTCAATATCTTCACTTATATCTTTGCTTTTCATTGTTAGTGGAATGCATGTGAGTTTGCCAGATATGTAGTTTATAAAAACCTCATTGGAAGCTTAGGATTTGAGAGAGCTATTTTTCTATTATCTGGAGGAAAATGAGGGGAAAGAAACTTCAACCGTAGGTCTTCTGTTAGCTATGTGACCTATTTATCCATATCACCCGGCAGAAAATTACAGTAGTCATGGGTTCCAGATCCATTGGAAGTGTGGATAGCTTACCAatacaagaaaaaacaaaataagaagtAAATTACTGAATGGAGAAGAAGTAAAAGCTCACTACTACTATTACTATTATGAAACAAACGTCCAGGTTTATAAATTGCAATGGCAATTTTATGTAATTCTGCAGTATATTGTTGTTTTAGTAATTGATGCAGCTCCACCattaaacaatattaatatcCTTTCAATTTCCCAATTCACTCAGGCAGAAGCAATTTAAACAAAGTGACTCAGTAAAGTGTTTGAGTTTCCAATCCTATTAGATGATGTATTGTAATTGTGGGATAGAAAGTGAAAATGGAAAAGATTCAACAAATGCTgagattttaggaaaaaaagattgagaaagGGTATGGGTTTCTTAGTGATTTTCAGTAGGAAGGTAGAAAGGATGACAACACTTCTTGACAAAGATGTGCCATTTATTAATTCTGTATCCGTAGAAGATATGAAGGTTGAGTAGAAGTGAGAAGTGAGTTGAAGGATGGGTAATTTTTGTCTTTGCTCATATGAGCTGAATATAACCAGATTACTTGGAATCGTTTCAGTCTTTCAGAGCTTATAGGAAATGCTTGAGAAATATGGGAGATAGTATCTTTGAGGCTAGATGGACTTATATCTTTTATGTTGGGTTCTGCTCTTCCCAGGTAAGGTAGGTGTGTATGGACCCCTAATGTATGACTTGATATGATTGTGGTATGGTTGAAAGAAGGCATGGCAATGCAACATGGGAAAAAATAGAGCCAGAAACATGGACTTGGCGAATAAAGGTTGAAGGAATCCAGCTGTTTGTCCTGCTATGATAGACCATTTATTG
Coding sequences within it:
- the LOC122278760 gene encoding probable uridine nucleosidase 2 isoform X1 — translated: MAVQPKKIIIDTDPGIDDAMAIFLALQSPEVEVIGLTTIYGNVYTTLATRNALHLLEIAGRTDIPVAEGSHVTITNGTKLRIADFVHGTDGLGNQNFPPPKGKPTEQSAASFLIDQANLYPGKVTVVALGPLTNVALAIQQDPAFSKNIGQIVILGGAFAVNGNVNPAAEANIYGDPDAADIVFTSGADVLAVGINVTHQVVLTDADREKLAKSEGKFAQYLCKILDVYFSYHYDAYNTNGVYLHDPTALLAAVDPSLITYIEGVVRVQTRGITRGLTILYNKQKRFGEVTEWTDKPTVKVAVTVDAPAVVKLLMERLIDS
- the LOC122278760 gene encoding probable uridine nucleosidase 2 isoform X2, encoding MAVQPKKIIIDTDPGIDDAMAIFLALQSPEVEVIGLTTIYGNVYTTLATRNALHLLEIAGRTDIPVAEGSHVTITAIQQDPAFSKNIGQIVILGGAFAVNGNVNPAAEANIYGDPDAADIVFTSGADVLAVGINVTHQVVLTDADREKLAKSEGKFAQYLCKILDVYFSYHYDAYNTNGVYLHDPTALLAAVDPSLITYIEGVVRVQTRGITRGLTILYNKQKRFGEVTEWTDKPTVKVAVTVDAPAVVKLLMERLIDS
- the LOC122278775 gene encoding uncharacterized protein LOC122278775, whose protein sequence is MNRTFSSKIPKKPSLSVAPAKNEDCNQRKKKQSTSHNPFQDLDAISSCSHSNCSEAFSASIEVPRGCLGFFLSHYSSSSSTSSSNSKSKIPIERPKTLAKTPKSAPNGRVSKLSRSKTSKENKLSNPTVEENPDRLVSKKTPRFKKNPPCLYQWQSVKKTHSRTAQKSQHFSALNNGGDSANNLPFGSEGEGLVRMVDDVREATELKPRDADATCTPLTKTYGSALDCEVGKFVEESSNKSNGKTPPVQASLSPEIQCGSVVSTAIIPACYGAGHIISGVADKRKCRPRGILTVGEHDFSFGGVKPFDSFDGDEEENVIGIGDDSTVIHEPTEASMHWLLSPCNEEDEGPKENSEDDGSCRRRGLGGHDIIQSPSSPSTGQGFSSDEGNKGNTESSTNNNRRRDTYLISPNVLPEFEGLSPMSSPHATPRWEAITAKEGRENCFDLEGKNSPFSMDSLGSGNVMRTPQSESSSDRLVGLSWLNEDSYKKDHFESELNLVAEVLQMTSLSPKSHISIGGPFDSSFQFDCLTTSSRCLSDEEKDAHGCSDNQLKSCRSPDANVDVASDQTLTNNSRSTEYLDNEPRTEGNSKEQFPSQISCPCAESISTDGGGLVASRDSDWTLCYKNHLFEE